Genomic segment of Methanobacterium formicicum:
CACCAGCATGTTGCAGCTGATAATATTCCGAGGTTTGCAGGGGATTGGAGGTGGAATTTTATTATCCCTACCCTTTACTGTCATTGGAGAAATTTTCAGCCCCCGGGAAAGGGCTAAATATATGGGAATTCTGGGGTCAGTGTTCGGGGTGGCCGATGTTCTGGGGCCAATCCTGGGAGGGGTGATCACCGATACCTGGGGCTGGAGATGGGTGTTCTTTGTGAATGTTCCCATTGGAATCATGGCCGTGACCATAATCCTTTATTCTCTGCCCAACTTCAAATTACCGGATGTTAAAAAGGTCATTGATTATGGGGGGATCGTTACCTTTACCCTGGCTTTAAGTGCACTGATCCTGGCCTTAACCCTGGCAGGGGAAGGAGGTTATTCATGGAACCTGATAGCGGGACTCATCCTGCTTTCCGGAGTCAGTTTCACACTTTTTGTCTGGGCGGAGAAAAAGGCAGTAGAACCAATTTTACCCCTGCATCTATTTAAGAATTCAATATTCAACGTGTCCTCGGTAGAAAGTTTCCTGGCAGCGGCATTGATGTTTAGTGGAGTTATCTATGTCCCCTTATTTGCACAGGAGGTTTTAGGCATGAGCGCCACCCATTCCGGGCTCATCATGATCCCCATGCTATTCAGCCTGACCCTGGCCTCCATAATCACCGGGCAGATCATAGCCTGGACTGGGAAATACAAGAAACTGGTCATTGCCGAGTTTATTATAACTGGAATAGGGGTGGTGCTCCTGGCTACCATGAACGCAGATACACCCTATTACCTGTTGATACTCTATTCCACAGTTCTGGGTATTGGTTCAGGGATGGCTTATAACCTGTTCAATGTGGCTGTGCAGAATGCATTCCCCCTGCGAGAAATAGGCATTGTAACTGCGTCTATGCGGTTTTTCAGAAACATAGGTACCATTGTATTCGTTCCCCTCTTTGGATACATAATGAATTTCACCCTGGCCCGGGCCACGGCCCTTACTACAAATTCCCAAGCCCTGGTACTTTCCATCCAGAATATTTTCCTGGTGGCCATTGTACTGGCCTTGGCCGGATTGGCTATGGCCTTCTTCCTGGAAGAGATACCTTTAGGTGGAGATGAATTTGTTAACCCTGATGGGGGAGAAGAAACCAATACTCCGGATATGAAAGGAAACTACTAACCTATGAAAGGGGAAATGAACTGATAGGGGAAATGAAACTATTAACTCTTGATAGGAATAAATCTAACAACCCGGACACATAATGAAACTGACATAATAAAAGGAAAAACACCTATAAATAATTTTAACTGAAACTGATAAGATTAGCTGGAGACTGATAAACGATGATTAAAGTGGCAGTAAATGGCGCCGGTGGGAGGATAATTTCTAAAATAGTTAAAACCGTGCTTAAAACCGAGGATATGGAAGTGGTGGCGGCTATCGGAAGAGAAAACACCCCCCATGAAGGGAAAGATATCGGTGAAATGGTGGGAGTGGGGAAGATTGGTGTCCTGGTAACTGGTGCACAGATGCTCTCTGAGGTTTTAAATGAGAAAAAAGTAGATGTTATGATTGACTTTACCAGTGCCCAGACCGCAGTGGAGG
This window contains:
- a CDS encoding MDR family MFS transporter gives rise to the protein MGGLMVGLLVAAFDYSIMGTTMPQIINSLQGMEYYAWPFTAYMLTSTISLILFGKLSDIYGRKHVLILGIIIFIVTSVLCGFSTSMLQLIIFRGLQGIGGGILLSLPFTVIGEIFSPRERAKYMGILGSVFGVADVLGPILGGVITDTWGWRWVFFVNVPIGIMAVTIILYSLPNFKLPDVKKVIDYGGIVTFTLALSALILALTLAGEGGYSWNLIAGLILLSGVSFTLFVWAEKKAVEPILPLHLFKNSIFNVSSVESFLAAALMFSGVIYVPLFAQEVLGMSATHSGLIMIPMLFSLTLASIITGQIIAWTGKYKKLVIAEFIITGIGVVLLATMNADTPYYLLILYSTVLGIGSGMAYNLFNVAVQNAFPLREIGIVTASMRFFRNIGTIVFVPLFGYIMNFTLARATALTTNSQALVLSIQNIFLVAIVLALAGLAMAFFLEEIPLGGDEFVNPDGGEETNTPDMKGNY